One genomic segment of Brassica napus cultivar Da-Ae chromosome A3, Da-Ae, whole genome shotgun sequence includes these proteins:
- the LOC106353026 gene encoding DNA gyrase subunit A, chloroplastic/mitochondrial-like isoform X2: protein MTPFCHSTVSIPNPNSLMSLSSTLRLSSSLLRRSLSHPRHFRFPLADPLCRLRRTQPSGLRFISSLPPQSSNNGGLVVSGDNNNSNDGGGDPRIVPFELHKEATESYMSYALSVLLGRALPDVRDGLKPVHRRILFAMHELGMSSKKPYKKSARVVGEVLGKFHPHGDTAVYDSLVRMAQSFSLRCPLIQGHGNFGSIDADPAAAMRYTECRLDPLAEAVLLADLDQDTVDFVPNFDNSQKEPTVLPARLPALLLNGASGIAVGMATNIPPHNLGELVDVLCALIHNPEATLQELLEYMPAPDFPTGGTIMGNLGVLDAYRTGRGRVVVRGKTKVEMLDAKTKRNAVIITEIPYQTNKATLVQKIAELVENKVLEGISDIRDESDRNGMRVVIELKRGGDPALVLNNLYRHTALQSSFSCNMVGICDGEPKLMGLKELLQAFIDFRCSVVERRERFKLSHAQKRKHIIEGIAVGLDNVDAVIQLIRKASSPSAALQSEYGLSEEQAEAILAISFRRLTALERKKFTDESTSLTEQIAKLEQLLSSRANILKLIEQEAIELKDRFSTPRRSVLEDSDSGDLDDIDVIPNEEMLMAISEKGYVKKMKPDTFNLQNRGTIGKSVGKLRVDDTMSDFLVCHAHDHVLFFSDRGIVYSTRAYKIPECSRNAAGTPLVQILSMSEGERVTSIVPVSEFSEDQYLLMLTVNGCIKKVPLKLFSGIRSTGIIAIQLNSGDELKWVRCCSSDDLVAMASQNGMVVLSTCDGVRTLSRNTKGVTAMRLKNADKMASMDIIPSSLRKDIEVKSEETSAEKQSTGPWLLFVCENGYGKRVPLSSFKPSRLNRVGLIGSKFAEDDRLAAVFVVGYSLAEDGESDEQVVLVSQTGTVNRIKVRDISIQSRRARGVILMRLDHAGKIQSASLISAADVEEGEGVQSLEEATASL from the exons AGTCCTCCAACAACGGCGGCTTGGTTGTCTCCGGTGATAACAACAACAGCAACGACGGCGGCGGTGACCCTCGTATAGTTCCCTTTGAGCTTCACAAGGAGGCTACAGAGTCTTACATGTCTTATGCCCTCTCTGTTCTCCTTGGACGAGCTTTGCCTGATGTTAGAGATGGTCTCAAGCCTGTTCATCGGAGAATACt GTTTGCTATGCACGAGCTGGGGATGTCTTCTAAGAAGCCATACAAGAAGTCTGCAAGAGTTGTCGGAGAg GTTCTTGGTAAATTCCATCCGCATGGAGATACTGCTGTTTATGATTCTCTTGTTAGGATGGCTCAG AGTTTCTCCTTGAGATGTCCACTTATCCAAGGCCATGGAAATTTCGGCTCCATTGATGCAGATCCTGCTGCTGCTATGCGTTACACTGAGTGCAGACTCGAC CCACTTGCAGAGGCAGTGTTGTTAGCTGATCTTGACCAAGATACG GTTGATTTTGTGCCGAACTTTGATAACTCACAAAAGGAACCAACTGTTTTACCAGCTCGTCTTCCTGCTCTGTTGCTTAATGGAGCTTCTGGGATTGCG GTTGGCATGGCTACGAATATTCCTCCTCATAACCTTGGGGAGTTGGTGGATGTGCTTTGCGCATTAATCCACAATCCAGAAGCAACG CTGCAAGAACTGCTGGAATACATGCCTGCACCTGATTTTCCAACCGGAGGAACAATTATGGGAAACCTTGG GGTCTTAGATGCTTACCGAACTGGCCGAGGGCGTGTTGTAGTGAGAGGAAAAACTAAAGTTGAAATGTTGGATGCAAAGACAAAACGCAATGCAGTTATCATCACAGAG ATTCCTTACCAGACCAACAAAGCTACGCTTGTTCAGAAGATTGCCGAACTTGTTGAAAACAAG GTACTAGAGGGGATAAGTGACATACGCGACGAGAGTGATCGTAATGGGATGCGTGTGGTTATTGAG CTCAAACGAGGAGGTGATCCAGCACTTGTGCTAAACAACCTTTACCGGCACACTGCACtccaatcaagcttcagctGCAACATGGTTGG TATCTGTGATGGAGAGCCCAAGCTAATGGGTTTAAAAGAATTGCTTCAG GCATTTATTGATTTCAGATGTTCTGTTGTCGAAAGGCGCGAAAGGTTCAAGCTTTCACATGCACAGAAAAGAAAGCATATTATTGAG GGTATTGCGGTTGGACTTGACAATGTGGATGCAGTAATCCAACTCATCAGAAAAGCTTCCTCCCCTTCGGCTGCTTTACAGAGTG AATATGGGCTTTCTGAGGAGCAAGCTGAGGCGATCTTGGCGATAAGTTTTCGAAGACTTACTGCTCTTGAG CGGAAGAAATTTACTGATGAGAGTACTTCACTGACTGAGCAAATTGCAAAGCTGGAACAGCTACTGTCAAGCAGAGCTAACATTTTGAAG TTAATCGAGCAAGAAGCAATAGAGCTGAAGGACAGATTCTCAACTCCCAGGCGGTCAGTGTTGGAAGATTCAGACAGTGGTGACCTCGATGACATTGACGTTATCCCAAATGAAGAGATGCTGATG GCAATCAGCGAGAAGGGCTATGTGAAAAAGATGAAGCCTGATACGTTCAATCTCCAGAACCGTGGAACCATTGGCAAATCGGTTGGGAAGCTGAGAGTTGATGATACCATGTCTGACTTCCTCGTTTGTCATGCACATGACCATGTACTCTTCTTCAG tgACCGGGGTATAGTTTACTCAACCCGTGCTTACAAGATTCCTGAATGCTCTCGCAATGCGGCTGGCACACCTTTGGTTCAG ATATTGTCAATGTCAGAAGGCGAAAGAGTAACCTCCATTGTTCCTGTGAGCGAGTTTTCCGAAGACCAGTATCTCCTGATGCTTACAGTGAATGGCTGCATCAAGAAAGTGCCTTTGAAGCTCTTCTCAGGGATACGCTCAACTGGAATCATAGCGATTCAGTTG AACTCTGGTGATGAGTTGAAATGGGTTCGTTGCTGCTCAAGCGATGATCTTGTGGCTATGGCGTCTCAAAACGGAATGGTAGTCCTGAGTACATGTGATGGT GTTCGAACACTGAGCAGGAACACAAAGGGAGTGACTGCCATGAGACTCAAGAATGCTGACAAGATGGCGAGCATGGACATCATACCTTCATCGCTGAGGAAAGATATTGAAGTGAAGTCAGAAGAAACTTCGGCTGA GAAACAATCAACCGGTCCGTGGCTGTTGTTCGTGTGTGAGAATGGCTATGGAAAGCGTGTTCCTCTGAGTAGCTTCAAGCCTTCGCGTCTGAACAGAGTTGGTTTGATCGGATCAAAG TTCGCCGAGGATGATCGTCTTGCTGCTGTATTTGTGGTTGGCTACTCCCTAGCTG AGGATGGAGAAAGCGATGAGCAAGTGGTTCTAGTGAGCCAAACCGGAACAGTGAACCGGATCAAAGTCAGGGACATCTCGATCCAATCACGCCGCGCACG GGGAGTGATTCTCATGAGACTTGATCATGCTGGAAAGATTCAGTCTGCGTCTCTAATCTCTGCAGCAGATGTAGAAGAAGGGGAGGGAGTTCAGAGTCTTGAAGAGGCTACTGCTAGCTTGTAG
- the LOC106353026 gene encoding DNA gyrase subunit A, chloroplastic/mitochondrial-like isoform X1, with translation MTPFCHSTVSIPNPNSLMSLSSTLRLSSSLLRRSLSHPRHFRFPLADPLCRLRRTQPSGLRFISSLPPQSSNNGGLVVSGDNNNSNDGGGDPRIVPFELHKEATESYMSYALSVLLGRALPDVRDGLKPVHRRILFAMHELGMSSKKPYKKSARVVGEVLGKFHPHGDTAVYDSLVRMAQSFSLRCPLIQGHGNFGSIDADPAAAMRYTECRLDPLAEAVLLADLDQDTVDFVPNFDNSQKEPTVLPARLPALLLNGASGIAVGMATNIPPHNLGELVDVLCALIHNPEATLQELLEYMPAPDFPTGGTIMGNLGVLDAYRTGRGRVVVRGKTKVEMLDAKTKRNAVIITEIPYQTNKATLVQKIAELVENKVLEGISDIRDESDRNGMRVVIELKRGGDPALVLNNLYRHTALQSSFSCNMVGICDGEPKLMGLKELLQAFIDFRCSVVERRERFKLSHAQKRKHIIEGIAVGLDNVDAVIQLIRKASSPSAALQSEYGLSEEQAEAILAISFRRLTALERKKFTDESTSLTEQIAKLEQLLSSRANILKLIEQEAIELKDRFSTPRRSVLEDSDSGDLDDIDVIPNEEMLMAISEKGYVKKMKPDTFNLQNRGTIGKSVGKLRVDDTMSDFLVCHAHDHVLFFSDRGIVYSTRAYKIPECSRNAAGTPLVQILSMSEGERVTSIVPVSEFSEDQYLLMLTVNGCIKKVPLKLFSGIRSTGIIAIQLNSGDELKWVRCCSSDDLVAMASQNGMVVLSTCDGVRTLSRNTKGVTAMRLKNADKMASMDIIPSSLRKDIEVKSEETSADRKQSTGPWLLFVCENGYGKRVPLSSFKPSRLNRVGLIGSKFAEDDRLAAVFVVGYSLAEDGESDEQVVLVSQTGTVNRIKVRDISIQSRRARGVILMRLDHAGKIQSASLISAADVEEGEGVQSLEEATASL, from the exons AGTCCTCCAACAACGGCGGCTTGGTTGTCTCCGGTGATAACAACAACAGCAACGACGGCGGCGGTGACCCTCGTATAGTTCCCTTTGAGCTTCACAAGGAGGCTACAGAGTCTTACATGTCTTATGCCCTCTCTGTTCTCCTTGGACGAGCTTTGCCTGATGTTAGAGATGGTCTCAAGCCTGTTCATCGGAGAATACt GTTTGCTATGCACGAGCTGGGGATGTCTTCTAAGAAGCCATACAAGAAGTCTGCAAGAGTTGTCGGAGAg GTTCTTGGTAAATTCCATCCGCATGGAGATACTGCTGTTTATGATTCTCTTGTTAGGATGGCTCAG AGTTTCTCCTTGAGATGTCCACTTATCCAAGGCCATGGAAATTTCGGCTCCATTGATGCAGATCCTGCTGCTGCTATGCGTTACACTGAGTGCAGACTCGAC CCACTTGCAGAGGCAGTGTTGTTAGCTGATCTTGACCAAGATACG GTTGATTTTGTGCCGAACTTTGATAACTCACAAAAGGAACCAACTGTTTTACCAGCTCGTCTTCCTGCTCTGTTGCTTAATGGAGCTTCTGGGATTGCG GTTGGCATGGCTACGAATATTCCTCCTCATAACCTTGGGGAGTTGGTGGATGTGCTTTGCGCATTAATCCACAATCCAGAAGCAACG CTGCAAGAACTGCTGGAATACATGCCTGCACCTGATTTTCCAACCGGAGGAACAATTATGGGAAACCTTGG GGTCTTAGATGCTTACCGAACTGGCCGAGGGCGTGTTGTAGTGAGAGGAAAAACTAAAGTTGAAATGTTGGATGCAAAGACAAAACGCAATGCAGTTATCATCACAGAG ATTCCTTACCAGACCAACAAAGCTACGCTTGTTCAGAAGATTGCCGAACTTGTTGAAAACAAG GTACTAGAGGGGATAAGTGACATACGCGACGAGAGTGATCGTAATGGGATGCGTGTGGTTATTGAG CTCAAACGAGGAGGTGATCCAGCACTTGTGCTAAACAACCTTTACCGGCACACTGCACtccaatcaagcttcagctGCAACATGGTTGG TATCTGTGATGGAGAGCCCAAGCTAATGGGTTTAAAAGAATTGCTTCAG GCATTTATTGATTTCAGATGTTCTGTTGTCGAAAGGCGCGAAAGGTTCAAGCTTTCACATGCACAGAAAAGAAAGCATATTATTGAG GGTATTGCGGTTGGACTTGACAATGTGGATGCAGTAATCCAACTCATCAGAAAAGCTTCCTCCCCTTCGGCTGCTTTACAGAGTG AATATGGGCTTTCTGAGGAGCAAGCTGAGGCGATCTTGGCGATAAGTTTTCGAAGACTTACTGCTCTTGAG CGGAAGAAATTTACTGATGAGAGTACTTCACTGACTGAGCAAATTGCAAAGCTGGAACAGCTACTGTCAAGCAGAGCTAACATTTTGAAG TTAATCGAGCAAGAAGCAATAGAGCTGAAGGACAGATTCTCAACTCCCAGGCGGTCAGTGTTGGAAGATTCAGACAGTGGTGACCTCGATGACATTGACGTTATCCCAAATGAAGAGATGCTGATG GCAATCAGCGAGAAGGGCTATGTGAAAAAGATGAAGCCTGATACGTTCAATCTCCAGAACCGTGGAACCATTGGCAAATCGGTTGGGAAGCTGAGAGTTGATGATACCATGTCTGACTTCCTCGTTTGTCATGCACATGACCATGTACTCTTCTTCAG tgACCGGGGTATAGTTTACTCAACCCGTGCTTACAAGATTCCTGAATGCTCTCGCAATGCGGCTGGCACACCTTTGGTTCAG ATATTGTCAATGTCAGAAGGCGAAAGAGTAACCTCCATTGTTCCTGTGAGCGAGTTTTCCGAAGACCAGTATCTCCTGATGCTTACAGTGAATGGCTGCATCAAGAAAGTGCCTTTGAAGCTCTTCTCAGGGATACGCTCAACTGGAATCATAGCGATTCAGTTG AACTCTGGTGATGAGTTGAAATGGGTTCGTTGCTGCTCAAGCGATGATCTTGTGGCTATGGCGTCTCAAAACGGAATGGTAGTCCTGAGTACATGTGATGGT GTTCGAACACTGAGCAGGAACACAAAGGGAGTGACTGCCATGAGACTCAAGAATGCTGACAAGATGGCGAGCATGGACATCATACCTTCATCGCTGAGGAAAGATATTGAAGTGAAGTCAGAAGAAACTTCGGCTGA CAGGAAACAATCAACCGGTCCGTGGCTGTTGTTCGTGTGTGAGAATGGCTATGGAAAGCGTGTTCCTCTGAGTAGCTTCAAGCCTTCGCGTCTGAACAGAGTTGGTTTGATCGGATCAAAG TTCGCCGAGGATGATCGTCTTGCTGCTGTATTTGTGGTTGGCTACTCCCTAGCTG AGGATGGAGAAAGCGATGAGCAAGTGGTTCTAGTGAGCCAAACCGGAACAGTGAACCGGATCAAAGTCAGGGACATCTCGATCCAATCACGCCGCGCACG GGGAGTGATTCTCATGAGACTTGATCATGCTGGAAAGATTCAGTCTGCGTCTCTAATCTCTGCAGCAGATGTAGAAGAAGGGGAGGGAGTTCAGAGTCTTGAAGAGGCTACTGCTAGCTTGTAG